Genomic DNA from Spirochaeta cellobiosiphila DSM 17781:
CCCTGGGAATAGTCTTCACCAAAGCTTCCTTTGAGGTCATCCTGTTCTATCCGCTTTTGAATACTCGCCTTAGCGTTCATAAGAAGAGCATAGAAATCAGGACTTAAAGAGGAATCTTCATGTAAGAGTTCAGGAACCTTTCCTAAACCAAAGAGTAAGATTATTTCGTTTTGTTGATAGATCCGGTCCATTCCCTCTCCCCCAAAAGGAAAAGAAAGAAGAAACTGAAAGGCGGCTTTAAGAGCCTCTATTACTTTATAAGTTCGTTCTATCATCTGTTTATTTAATAGACGGGAGAGAAGAGCTATTCCTAACACAGTAGGAAAGACCACCATATCCATAAACTCATCAGCAGGTAAAGAGTCAAATGGTTCCGCAACAGCCCAACTGCCCCCGGGAAGAGCCCCTTGTGATGACCTTTGTAGATTAAGGAGGCTATCAACTAAACCTCTTATATTTTCAGAAGTATATTGATTGTGAGGTATATGACCTCCAGCTAACTGTTCCAAAGTAAATCGTAACTTTCCCACAATGGCTAGTCGATCTTCATAGTCACCCTTATCTTCAATAATAAAAGTGCGGCATAATCGGTTATTCAATAAGCTCATAATGAAAAGCATTGTCTCCTCAAAAACTGATAAGATCAAGCTATAAATCCTCAAAAAACTGAGCTTGCCAAGGAAACTTATAGCCTATAACCTAGAACAAAAGGAGCAACTATGACTCTATTTGAAAAAATCCTAAAAGGTGATATTCCTTCAGATAAAGTTTATGAAGACGAATATAGTTTTGCCTTTAAAGACATCAGTCCCCAAGCCCCCGTACATGTACTTGTTATACCTAAGACGAAGGCACGAAACATTGAGGAATTAGCAGACCTCTCACAAGAAGTTGTCAACGGATATCTAAAGGGTATTAAAAAGACAATACAAACTTTGGAATTGGCAGAAGGTTATCGAGTTGTATTTAATACAGGAGAATGGGGAGGACAGACAGTTGATTATGTTCATGCTCATAT
This window encodes:
- a CDS encoding HIT domain-containing protein, encoding MTLFEKILKGDIPSDKVYEDEYSFAFKDISPQAPVHVLVIPKTKARNIEELADLSQEVVNGYLKGIKKTIQTLELAEGYRVVFNTGEWGGQTVDYVHAHILGKRQLSWPPG